In one window of Opitutus sp. GAS368 DNA:
- the mdoH gene encoding glucans biosynthesis glucosyltransferase MdoH — protein MAALFTVEQVDRTRVGRRRATFFTLTFLLTSLATWFMADLLWRDGMTPIEWIVLVLFVILFAHIAVGFSTALLGLYVLNRNGDPYRITRSIEGEPLASLPLASTAIVMPVFNEDPSRVFEGLRVIYRSLELSGRLENFDFFILSDSNNPNNWIQEEVAWVELCKQLNGFGRIFYRKRRISINKKSGNVADFLRRWGRKYRYAAVLDADSIMTGESLIRLVAMMERNPKVGILQTAPRIVNGVTLYSRLQQFSNRLYSPLFLAGLNYWHQGESNFWGHNAVIRVAPFMEHAALPDLPGREPFGGRILSHDFVEAALMRRAGWRVWLAYDLEGSYEEGPPTLIDSAKRDRRWCQGNLQHSWLLFARGFHPVNRVHLLMGIMGYVASPLWMLFLLISSIHTFREVLAGSYHIYHAEAYVSFFGYTMEVPEAFALFLFTLLLLFLPKIISVIIEIKNRRAAAYGGPFRLIGSTLLEVAVSTLLAPINMMFNTKFVLYILLGQGVAWVTQRREASEDTDWREAIITHAGQTAFGIVWGVSAFILMPSFFWWLSPVLAGLVLSAPLSIFLGKASFGRRARELGLFLTPDETQPPQELIRLQRHLEECYRHMQPIPPLRDDYGLLQAVLDPYVNAAHVSLLRQRQGSLAVRSYFLGLRRKLLAEGPANLTHREKMALLLDAESMIWLHEQLWKQPAEQLSEWWRLAMRQYNVLTATPVTALYR, from the coding sequence ATGGCCGCGCTATTCACCGTCGAACAGGTTGACCGCACCCGGGTGGGCCGGCGCCGGGCGACCTTTTTCACGCTCACCTTCCTCCTGACGAGCCTGGCGACGTGGTTCATGGCCGACCTGCTGTGGCGCGATGGCATGACGCCAATCGAGTGGATCGTGCTGGTCCTTTTCGTCATCCTGTTCGCACACATCGCGGTCGGGTTCAGCACGGCGCTGCTCGGCCTCTACGTGCTGAACCGCAACGGCGATCCCTACCGCATTACGCGTTCGATCGAGGGCGAGCCGCTCGCCAGCCTGCCGCTCGCCTCGACGGCCATCGTGATGCCGGTCTTCAACGAGGACCCGAGCCGCGTGTTCGAAGGGCTGCGCGTCATCTACCGTTCGCTCGAGTTGTCCGGCCGGCTCGAGAATTTCGACTTCTTCATCCTCAGCGATTCGAACAACCCGAACAACTGGATCCAGGAGGAAGTGGCCTGGGTGGAGCTCTGCAAGCAGCTGAACGGCTTCGGCCGGATCTTTTACCGGAAGCGCCGTATCTCCATCAACAAGAAGAGCGGCAACGTCGCCGACTTCCTGCGTCGCTGGGGCCGGAAGTATCGTTATGCCGCCGTGCTCGACGCCGACAGCATCATGACCGGCGAGTCGCTGATCCGGCTGGTGGCGATGATGGAGCGCAACCCCAAGGTCGGCATCCTGCAGACCGCACCGCGCATCGTGAACGGCGTCACGCTCTATTCGCGCCTGCAGCAGTTTTCCAACCGGCTTTACAGCCCTTTGTTTCTCGCCGGCCTGAACTACTGGCACCAGGGGGAGAGCAATTTCTGGGGCCACAACGCCGTCATCCGCGTGGCGCCCTTCATGGAACACGCCGCGCTGCCGGACCTGCCCGGCCGGGAGCCCTTCGGCGGCCGCATTCTCAGCCATGATTTTGTCGAGGCGGCGCTGATGCGCCGCGCCGGCTGGCGCGTGTGGCTGGCTTACGACCTGGAGGGCAGCTACGAGGAGGGCCCGCCGACCCTGATCGACAGCGCCAAGCGTGATCGCCGCTGGTGCCAGGGCAACCTGCAGCACAGCTGGCTGCTGTTTGCGCGCGGCTTTCATCCGGTCAACCGGGTGCACCTGTTGATGGGGATCATGGGCTACGTGGCCTCACCGCTGTGGATGCTCTTCCTGCTGATCAGCAGCATCCACACATTCCGCGAAGTGCTGGCGGGCAGCTACCACATCTACCACGCCGAGGCCTACGTGTCGTTTTTCGGTTACACCATGGAGGTGCCGGAGGCGTTTGCGCTGTTTCTCTTCACCTTGTTGCTGCTGTTCCTGCCGAAGATCATCAGCGTGATCATCGAGATCAAAAACCGCCGCGCCGCGGCCTATGGCGGACCGTTCCGGTTGATCGGCAGCACGCTGCTCGAGGTGGCGGTGTCCACGCTGCTGGCGCCCATCAACATGATGTTCAACACGAAGTTCGTGCTCTACATCCTGCTCGGGCAGGGCGTCGCGTGGGTGACCCAGCGCCGCGAGGCGAGCGAGGACACGGACTGGCGCGAGGCCATCATCACACACGCGGGGCAGACGGCCTTCGGGATCGTGTGGGGCGTATCGGCTTTCATCCTGATGCCGTCCTTCTTCTGGTGGCTGAGCCCGGTGCTCGCGGGCCTGGTGCTGTCCGCCCCGCTGTCGATCTTCCTCGGCAAGGCCAGCTTTGGCCGCCGCGCCCGGGAACTCGGGCTTTTCCTCACGCCCGATGAAACCCAGCCGCCGCAGGAACTCATCCGTCTGCAGCGGCACCTGGAGGAATGTTACCGGCACATGCAGCCGATCCCGCCGCTGCGTGACGACTACGGCCTGCTGCAGGCGGTGCTCGACCCCTACGTGAATGCCGCGCATGTGTCGCTCCTGCGGCAGCGGCAGGGCAGCCTCGCGGTGCGCTCCTACTTTCTGGGGCTGCGGCGGAAGCTGCTGGCCGAGGGGCCGGCCAACCTCACGCACCGCGAGAAGATGGCGCTGCTGCTCGATGCGGAGTCGATGATCTGGCTGCACGAGCAGCTGTGGAAGCAGCCCGCCGAGCAGCTCTCGGAATGGTGGCGGCTGGCGATGCGCCAATACAACGTGCTCACCGCGACGCCGGTGACGGCGCTCTACCGCTAG
- a CDS encoding glucan biosynthesis protein: MSPSILGPLILALAVVVGRAEDLFDFEVLQFRAKALAFQPYAETKPRVPDWLKKLSYDQYNDIRFDERFTWWRADKLPFQLQFFHPGGIFNRPVQVHEVINRVARPIDFSPRFFDYGKTKPGRVPSDLGFAGFKVLQELNQPGKWDELISFLGASYFRALGKDQHYGLSARGLALNTAEPGGEEFPVFEEFWIERPSLGGGSVTVYALLNGPSVAGAYRFVITPGADTVVRVRGAVYCRKTPAVFGLAPLTSMFAHGENSGWSQTDFRPEVHDSDGLLLETGAGEWVWRPLTNPKGVRVASFQDNAPRGFGLLQRDRQFEHYGDLEAFYHQRPSLWVEPVGNWGAGSVRLFELPTKDEFSDNIVACWVPAKLPPIGEPFEFEYDLHWMSDPGRRPPAGQTISTHVAGVPGRPELRRFVLEFASSYLNAQPDDPEIEALVSVSGGARQENRTVVQKNRFTGAWRVVFEIRPDPSGSPVELRCFLRKGQHVLTETWSYLWNP, encoded by the coding sequence TTGAGCCCGTCAATCCTCGGCCCCTTGATCCTGGCGCTGGCGGTGGTTGTCGGCCGCGCCGAGGATCTGTTTGATTTCGAGGTGCTGCAGTTCCGGGCGAAGGCGCTGGCGTTCCAGCCCTACGCCGAGACAAAACCGCGGGTGCCGGATTGGCTGAAGAAACTGAGCTACGACCAGTATAACGACATCCGTTTCGACGAGCGGTTCACCTGGTGGCGCGCCGACAAGCTGCCATTCCAGCTCCAGTTCTTCCATCCCGGCGGCATCTTCAACCGGCCCGTGCAGGTGCACGAGGTGATAAACCGGGTGGCGCGGCCCATCGATTTCTCGCCGCGGTTTTTCGACTACGGCAAGACCAAGCCCGGCCGCGTGCCCTCGGACCTGGGCTTCGCCGGCTTCAAGGTGCTCCAGGAGCTCAACCAGCCGGGCAAGTGGGATGAACTCATCTCCTTTCTCGGCGCGAGTTACTTCCGGGCGCTGGGCAAGGACCAGCATTACGGCCTGTCGGCGCGCGGGCTCGCGCTCAACACCGCGGAGCCCGGCGGCGAGGAATTCCCCGTGTTCGAGGAGTTCTGGATCGAGCGGCCGTCGCTCGGCGGTGGCAGCGTCACGGTCTACGCGCTGCTCAACGGCCCGAGCGTGGCCGGCGCCTACCGCTTCGTCATCACTCCCGGGGCCGACACGGTCGTGCGCGTGCGCGGCGCGGTGTATTGCCGCAAAACCCCCGCGGTGTTCGGCCTCGCGCCGTTGACCAGCATGTTCGCGCACGGCGAGAACAGCGGCTGGTCGCAGACGGATTTCCGGCCCGAGGTGCATGACTCCGACGGCCTGCTGCTCGAAACCGGGGCCGGCGAATGGGTCTGGCGCCCGCTCACCAACCCGAAGGGCGTGCGGGTGGCGTCTTTCCAGGACAACGCGCCGCGTGGCTTCGGCCTGCTGCAGCGCGACCGGCAATTCGAGCATTACGGCGACCTCGAGGCCTTCTATCACCAGCGGCCGAGCCTGTGGGTGGAGCCGGTGGGCAATTGGGGCGCGGGCTCGGTGCGGCTGTTCGAATTGCCGACCAAGGACGAGTTCAGCGACAACATCGTGGCGTGCTGGGTGCCGGCGAAACTGCCGCCCATCGGCGAGCCGTTCGAGTTTGAATATGACCTGCACTGGATGTCCGATCCCGGCCGGCGCCCACCCGCCGGCCAGACGATCTCGACGCACGTGGCGGGCGTGCCGGGCCGTCCGGAACTGCGCCGCTTTGTGCTCGAGTTCGCCAGCAGCTACCTGAACGCCCAGCCGGATGACCCTGAGATCGAGGCGCTGGTCAGCGTGAGCGGGGGCGCCCGGCAGGAGAACCGCACCGTGGTGCAGAAAAACCGCTTCACCGGCGCGTGGCGGGTGGTCTTTGAAATCCGGCCCGACCCCTCGGGCAGTCCCGTGGAACTCCGTTGCTTTCTGCGCAAAGGGCAGCATGTGCTGACCGAGACATGGAGCTATCTCTGGAATCCCTGA
- a CDS encoding PDZ domain-containing protein produces the protein MRILRWCLPVLSLLPLGARATPVAELFNERLKSVVAVEFFIQAETERQPVMVLGTVIDEAGTVILPGAAILPGVAPSQLKDFKVYRPGSIESAPAVYLGQDAFTGWHFVRVDEKSRAGLVPVTHWTAAKTDPAMGEELWGIGLRNKDEDFQPYFLSSRVAVTMKLPQKTVILGSDVAGPGLPVFNAAGELAGIAQTSFGQNFLLFSRDQRGNPIVLVNVEESSVVLLGSEVLPYLGRVPQSVTGRPIAWFGAYGLQPMDPEVAKLLRLENQSGVVVSDIMKSSPADRAGLQERDIVLAVDGQPLPRLKPDRVVVSYFGQEILRRLPGDVITLAVLRGTTRVEVKVKLGDEPKLVREADRRYFERLGFTVREFLYNDGILHRANPGTTEGVMVHFVKPGSAVATAGLRPDDWVREIDGTAIKTYAQAMDKLAAIEADKNRAEFVLLVSRGGETQVLRVKLN, from the coding sequence ATGAGAATCCTGCGCTGGTGCCTGCCCGTCCTTTCGCTCCTGCCGCTCGGCGCCCGTGCGACGCCGGTGGCCGAACTCTTCAACGAACGGCTCAAGTCCGTCGTCGCGGTCGAGTTCTTCATCCAGGCGGAGACCGAGCGCCAGCCGGTCATGGTGCTGGGCACCGTCATCGACGAGGCCGGCACAGTCATCCTGCCCGGTGCCGCCATCCTCCCGGGCGTCGCGCCCAGCCAGCTGAAGGACTTCAAGGTCTACCGGCCGGGCAGCATCGAGTCGGCCCCGGCCGTTTACCTGGGCCAGGACGCGTTCACCGGCTGGCATTTTGTGCGTGTCGACGAAAAGTCCCGCGCGGGCCTTGTGCCGGTCACCCACTGGACGGCCGCCAAAACCGATCCGGCCATGGGCGAGGAGCTCTGGGGCATCGGTCTCCGCAACAAGGACGAGGACTTCCAGCCGTATTTCCTGAGCTCACGCGTGGCGGTGACGATGAAGCTGCCCCAGAAGACGGTGATCCTCGGCAGCGACGTCGCGGGCCCGGGCCTGCCGGTGTTCAATGCCGCGGGCGAACTCGCCGGCATCGCCCAGACCTCGTTCGGGCAGAACTTCCTCCTCTTTTCCCGCGACCAGCGCGGCAATCCCATCGTGCTCGTGAATGTCGAGGAAAGCAGCGTCGTGCTGCTGGGCAGCGAAGTGCTGCCGTATCTCGGACGTGTCCCGCAGTCGGTCACCGGCCGGCCGATCGCGTGGTTCGGCGCCTACGGCCTGCAGCCGATGGACCCGGAGGTGGCCAAGCTCCTCCGGCTCGAGAACCAGTCCGGCGTGGTCGTGAGCGACATCATGAAATCCAGCCCCGCGGACCGGGCGGGCCTGCAGGAGCGCGACATTGTCCTGGCGGTCGACGGCCAGCCCCTGCCGCGGCTCAAGCCCGACCGGGTGGTCGTGAGCTACTTCGGCCAGGAGATACTGCGCCGCCTGCCCGGTGATGTGATCACGCTCGCGGTGCTCCGCGGCACCACCCGCGTCGAGGTGAAGGTCAAGCTGGGCGATGAGCCCAAGCTCGTGCGGGAGGCCGACCGGCGCTACTTCGAGCGGCTCGGCTTCACGGTGCGCGAATTCCTCTACAACGACGGCATCCTGCACCGGGCCAACCCGGGCACGACCGAGGGCGTCATGGTGCATTTCGTCAAGCCGGGCAGCGCGGTCGCCACGGCCGGCCTGCGGCCCGACGACTGGGTGCGCGAGATCGATGGCACCGCGATCAAGACCTATGCGCAGGCCATGGACAAGCTGGCGGCCATCGAGGCCGACAAGAACCGCGCGGAATTCGTGTTGCTCGTCAGCCGCGGCGGCGAGACACAGGTGCTGCGCGTGAAACTCAACTGA
- a CDS encoding uracil-DNA glycosylase codes for MPTRDQLLALNDELRRLKAGGQRAVSVSEEGLAQLREAVTASRSGFMPDRPAEIASAATVSGAKPDLQMLAAARPAAPAMPATPEIKLPEGDKPARWNFLRNLVLNDATCQARVYPGKQVVFGVGNLDAAVMFVGEAPGGDEEDQGEPFVGRAGQLLNKMIKAMGLERGQVYIGNILNWRPDMGTRNADGSQTGNRPPTAQEMAYCLPFIRAQIAIIRPRVLVALGKTAVDGLLGPDRFKSMGAARGSWHSYADTPLRASYHPSYLLRQEGLTSAAAKKIKRDAWEDMLAVMERAELPVSEKQRNYFL; via the coding sequence ATGCCCACCCGCGACCAACTCCTTGCGCTCAACGACGAGCTCCGCCGCCTGAAGGCCGGCGGCCAGCGCGCCGTGTCCGTCAGCGAGGAAGGGCTGGCGCAATTGCGCGAGGCGGTCACCGCGAGCAGGTCGGGCTTTATGCCCGACAGGCCGGCCGAAATAGCGAGCGCCGCTACGGTGTCGGGCGCAAAGCCCGACCTGCAGATGTTGGCAGCGGCACGTCCGGCCGCTCCCGCGATGCCCGCCACGCCTGAGATCAAGCTGCCCGAGGGCGACAAGCCGGCGCGGTGGAATTTCCTGCGCAACCTGGTGCTCAACGACGCCACCTGCCAGGCCCGCGTCTATCCGGGCAAGCAGGTGGTCTTTGGCGTGGGCAATCTTGATGCGGCGGTCATGTTCGTGGGCGAGGCGCCGGGCGGCGATGAGGAGGACCAGGGCGAGCCGTTCGTCGGCCGCGCCGGTCAGCTGCTGAACAAGATGATCAAGGCCATGGGCCTCGAGCGCGGCCAGGTTTACATCGGCAACATCCTGAACTGGCGGCCCGACATGGGCACCCGCAACGCCGACGGTTCGCAGACGGGCAACCGCCCGCCGACCGCGCAGGAGATGGCCTACTGCCTGCCTTTCATCCGCGCGCAGATCGCGATCATCCGGCCGCGGGTGCTGGTGGCGCTCGGCAAGACCGCCGTGGACGGGCTGCTCGGGCCGGATCGTTTCAAATCCATGGGTGCGGCGCGCGGCAGCTGGCACTCGTATGCCGACACGCCGCTGCGCGCGAGCTACCATCCGTCCTACCTGTTGCGCCAGGAAGGGCTCACCAGTGCGGCGGCCAAGAAGATCAAGCGCGATGCCTGGGAGGACATGCTGGCCGTGATGGAACGGGCCGAACTGCCCGTTTCGGAGAAGCAGCGGAATTACTTCCTGTGA
- a CDS encoding trypsin-like peptidase domain-containing protein, translated as MRHSFPPSITGRLAAITLLSLSLAGVAGAAMSRGFNRLLDAVVRIDVREIEFTDGAKRITGGVGSGVIISSDGLVLTNAHVVSPQAVEVSITLASLERVNAKLVGWDHWTDLALLRIDLDAIKRRNLTFAAAEFGDSDELFVGQTVFAVGTPHGLTRTVTRGIISNNDRYFEDSRGVNGYETGAFNTWLQTDAAINPGNSGGPLVTEDGKVIGINSRGYIGADNLGFAIPAKVARTVAATLVKSGSVTRSYAGIGFRELQDLEGFYSLSANTGVLVANVDVGSPAAKAGLRAGDVVLTLNGRKMDGRFPEQLPPIQQSIASLPVGSTVRLGVKRGDQVVELGAVTEKLESRVGEEWAFEKWGLTVRKVSRAYARENQLTDETGVVVLGVQPGYPAAEAGLARGDIITKVGSKTIAELAQLKALYGAYEAKPEPQLVEAQRSRRISLYVIKP; from the coding sequence TTGAGACATTCCTTTCCACCGTCAATCACCGGCCGTCTGGCCGCGATCACTCTCCTCAGCCTGAGCCTGGCCGGTGTCGCCGGGGCGGCCATGAGCCGGGGCTTCAACCGCTTGCTGGATGCGGTCGTCCGGATCGATGTCCGCGAAATCGAGTTCACCGATGGGGCCAAGCGCATCACGGGTGGGGTCGGCTCGGGCGTCATTATTTCCAGCGACGGCCTGGTCCTCACCAACGCCCATGTCGTCAGCCCGCAGGCCGTGGAGGTGTCCATCACCCTGGCCAGCCTGGAGCGTGTCAACGCAAAGCTCGTGGGCTGGGACCACTGGACCGACCTGGCATTGCTGCGCATCGACCTCGACGCGATCAAGCGCCGCAATCTCACCTTTGCCGCGGCGGAGTTCGGCGACTCCGACGAGCTCTTTGTCGGCCAGACGGTTTTCGCCGTCGGCACACCGCACGGCCTGACGCGCACCGTGACGCGCGGCATCATTTCCAACAACGACCGCTACTTTGAGGACAGCCGCGGCGTGAATGGTTACGAGACGGGCGCTTTCAACACCTGGCTCCAGACCGACGCAGCGATCAATCCCGGCAACAGCGGCGGCCCGCTCGTCACCGAGGACGGCAAGGTCATCGGCATCAATTCCCGCGGCTACATCGGGGCGGACAACCTGGGCTTCGCCATTCCCGCGAAGGTGGCCCGCACGGTGGCGGCGACGCTGGTGAAGAGCGGTTCCGTCACGCGCAGCTACGCCGGCATCGGTTTCCGGGAGCTGCAGGACCTCGAGGGTTTCTATTCGCTCAGCGCCAATACCGGCGTGCTGGTTGCCAACGTCGACGTGGGTTCGCCGGCCGCGAAGGCCGGGTTGCGCGCGGGCGACGTGGTGCTCACGCTCAACGGCCGCAAGATGGACGGGCGTTTCCCCGAGCAGCTGCCGCCCATCCAGCAGTCCATCGCCAGCCTGCCCGTGGGCTCGACCGTCAGGCTGGGCGTCAAGCGAGGCGACCAGGTGGTGGAACTGGGCGCCGTCACCGAAAAACTCGAGAGCCGGGTGGGCGAGGAGTGGGCCTTCGAAAAGTGGGGCCTCACCGTCCGCAAGGTCTCGCGGGCCTACGCGCGCGAGAACCAGCTGACCGACGAGACCGGCGTCGTCGTGCTCGGCGTGCAGCCGGGCTATCCCGCCGCCGAGGCCGGCCTGGCCCGGGGCGACATCATCACCAAGGTCGGCAGCAAGACCATCGCGGAACTTGCGCAGCTGAAGGCGCTCTACGGGGCCTACGAGGCCAAACCCGAGCCGCAGCTCGTCGAGGCCCAGCGGAGCCGCCGCATTTCCCTTTACGTCATCAAACCATGA
- a CDS encoding riboflavin synthase, with protein sequence MFTGIIEETGRVAAFTQGPDSWRLQIAAGLVPSDVRLGDSVAVNGCCLTVTEFDAGHLWFDVLEETRRLTNFAQLAPGALVNLERSLRADTRLGGHFVSGHIDAPGRVEVFEARGKDHYLKVGVPAGFARYLVYKGSVAIDGISLTVAEAAGDSFAVWLIPHTLAVTNLRGKKAGDTLNLEFDLLAKYVEKLNAARPA encoded by the coding sequence ATGTTCACCGGCATCATCGAGGAAACCGGCCGCGTAGCCGCCTTCACCCAGGGACCGGATTCCTGGCGGCTGCAGATTGCGGCCGGGCTCGTGCCGTCGGACGTCAGGCTGGGCGACAGTGTCGCCGTCAACGGCTGCTGCCTGACGGTGACAGAGTTCGACGCCGGCCACCTCTGGTTCGATGTGCTCGAAGAAACGCGCCGCCTGACCAATTTCGCCCAGCTCGCGCCCGGCGCGCTCGTGAATCTGGAGCGCAGCCTGCGGGCCGACACCCGCCTCGGCGGGCACTTTGTGTCCGGCCACATCGACGCCCCCGGCCGGGTCGAGGTGTTCGAGGCGCGCGGCAAGGACCACTACCTGAAGGTGGGCGTGCCGGCCGGCTTTGCGCGCTACCTCGTCTACAAGGGCAGCGTGGCGATCGACGGCATCTCGCTGACCGTCGCGGAAGCGGCCGGGGACTCCTTTGCGGTCTGGCTCATCCCGCACACCCTCGCGGTGACCAATCTGCGGGGGAAGAAGGCCGGGGACACGCTCAACTTGGAATTCGATCTGCTGGCCAAGTATGTCGAGAAGCTCAACGCCGCCCGCCCGGCCTGA
- the leuS gene encoding leucine--tRNA ligase has translation MATNSKDYDFLQIEPHWQSFWEKTKAFKAENGSAKPKYYVLDMFPYPSGSGLHIGHPEGYTATDILARYKRAKGFNVLHPIGWDAFGLPAEQHAVKTGTHPAANTQNNIVNFRRQIKSLGFSYDWDREIDTTDPKYFRWTQWIFLQLFKKGLAYVDERPVWWCPELRTVLANEEIVDGKSEVGGFPVERRNLRQWVLRITAYAEQLIDGLKGVDWPDSTKRMQEAWIGRSEGAEVHFKLEDPKLGDLKIFTTRPDTLFGCTYMVVAPEHPLVPALTIPAQRDAVEAYRRKAASKSDLERTDLAKDKSGVFSGSYAINPVNGARLPVWIADYVLMGYGTGAIMAVPAHDERDWEFAQLYHLPTPRVIAAADGSDQLPYVGDGQVVNSPGYDGLSWPEAKKKITADLAAQGVAKGTINYKLRDWLFSRQRYWGEPFPIVWVSEAGYHVAKNLRKDLPSQPVSFAENGVTHHALPLPDTALPLVLPEVHSYLPSGNGESPLANETAWLEIWFNVTTGAAVPATQPQPTGDGWVRARRETNTMPQWAGSCWYYLRFLDPRNANAIASPEALKYWDVPDLYVGGAEHAVLHLLYARFWHKVLFDLDVVPQAEPFKKLFHQGIILGEDGVKMSKSRGNVVNPDDIIHAYGTDSLRLYLMFLGPLEAMKPWNTKGIEGVHRFLKKIWRECLTEEGTVNPRIIATGALSPDTEKLRHETIKKVGDDIEGLRFNTAISQMMILMNALQKETAVPLAAMLDLLRLLAPFAPHMAEELWERLGQNGSIMQAGWPAFDAGKLVASTITIVIQVNGKHRGDVTADVGASEAELVQLASANPKVAQHIAGKPIKRTIHVKGRLINLLV, from the coding sequence ATGGCTACCAACTCCAAAGACTACGACTTTCTCCAAATCGAGCCGCATTGGCAATCTTTCTGGGAGAAAACCAAGGCATTTAAGGCCGAGAATGGCTCGGCCAAGCCGAAATACTACGTGCTGGACATGTTCCCCTATCCGTCCGGATCCGGGCTGCACATCGGCCACCCCGAGGGTTACACCGCCACCGACATCCTCGCCCGCTACAAGCGCGCGAAGGGCTTCAATGTCCTGCACCCGATCGGCTGGGACGCCTTCGGCCTGCCCGCCGAACAGCATGCGGTGAAGACCGGCACGCATCCCGCCGCCAACACCCAGAACAACATCGTCAACTTTCGCCGTCAGATCAAGTCGCTGGGCTTTTCCTATGACTGGGACCGCGAGATCGACACGACCGACCCGAAATATTTCCGGTGGACGCAGTGGATTTTCCTCCAGCTTTTCAAGAAGGGCCTGGCCTACGTTGACGAGCGTCCCGTCTGGTGGTGCCCGGAGCTCCGCACCGTCCTCGCCAACGAGGAAATCGTCGACGGCAAATCCGAGGTCGGCGGCTTCCCCGTCGAACGCCGCAACCTCCGCCAGTGGGTGCTGCGCATCACGGCCTACGCCGAGCAGCTGATCGACGGCCTGAAGGGCGTCGACTGGCCAGACTCCACCAAGCGCATGCAGGAGGCCTGGATCGGCCGCAGCGAGGGCGCCGAGGTGCATTTCAAACTGGAGGATCCGAAGCTCGGCGACCTGAAGATCTTCACCACGCGGCCCGACACGCTCTTCGGCTGCACCTACATGGTCGTGGCGCCCGAGCATCCGCTCGTGCCCGCGCTCACCATTCCCGCGCAGCGTGATGCCGTCGAAGCCTACCGCAGGAAAGCCGCGAGCAAAAGCGACCTCGAGCGCACCGACCTCGCCAAGGACAAGAGCGGTGTTTTCAGCGGCAGCTACGCCATCAACCCGGTCAACGGCGCCAGGTTGCCCGTCTGGATCGCCGACTACGTGCTCATGGGCTACGGCACCGGCGCCATCATGGCCGTGCCGGCGCATGACGAGCGCGACTGGGAGTTCGCGCAGCTCTACCACCTGCCCACCCCGCGCGTCATCGCCGCGGCCGACGGTTCGGACCAGCTGCCCTACGTGGGCGACGGCCAGGTGGTCAATTCGCCCGGCTACGATGGCTTGAGCTGGCCCGAGGCGAAGAAAAAAATCACCGCCGACCTTGCCGCCCAGGGCGTCGCCAAGGGCACGATCAACTACAAGCTCCGCGACTGGCTGTTCTCGCGCCAGCGCTATTGGGGCGAGCCCTTCCCCATCGTGTGGGTTTCCGAAGCCGGTTATCATGTTGCTAAGAACCTTCGGAAGGATTTGCCAAGTCAGCCCGTCTCCTTCGCCGAGAACGGCGTCACGCACCACGCGCTGCCGCTGCCCGATACGGCGCTGCCGCTCGTGCTGCCCGAGGTGCATTCCTACCTGCCCAGTGGCAACGGCGAGAGCCCGCTGGCCAACGAGACCGCCTGGCTGGAGATCTGGTTCAACGTCACGACCGGCGCCGCGGTGCCCGCCACGCAACCGCAGCCGACCGGCGACGGCTGGGTGCGCGCCCGCCGCGAGACCAACACCATGCCCCAGTGGGCCGGCTCATGCTGGTATTACCTCCGCTTTCTCGACCCCCGGAACGCGAACGCCATCGCGAGCCCGGAAGCGTTGAAGTATTGGGATGTGCCCGATCTCTACGTCGGTGGCGCGGAGCACGCCGTGCTCCACCTGCTCTACGCCCGCTTCTGGCACAAGGTGCTCTTCGACCTCGACGTCGTGCCGCAGGCCGAGCCCTTCAAGAAACTTTTCCACCAGGGCATCATCCTCGGCGAGGACGGCGTGAAGATGTCCAAGAGCCGCGGCAACGTGGTGAACCCCGACGACATCATCCACGCCTACGGCACGGACTCGCTGCGCCTCTACCTCATGTTTCTCGGCCCGCTCGAGGCCATGAAGCCCTGGAACACGAAGGGCATCGAGGGCGTGCACCGCTTCCTGAAGAAAATCTGGCGCGAATGCCTCACGGAGGAAGGGACCGTCAACCCGCGCATTATCGCGACCGGTGCGTTGTCGCCCGACACCGAGAAGCTGCGGCACGAGACCATCAAGAAAGTCGGCGACGACATCGAGGGCCTGCGGTTCAACACGGCCATCTCGCAGATGATGATCCTGATGAATGCGCTGCAGAAGGAGACGGCCGTGCCGCTCGCGGCGATGCTTGACCTGCTGCGCCTGCTCGCCCCGTTCGCCCCGCACATGGCCGAGGAACTCTGGGAGCGGCTCGGGCAGAACGGTTCGATCATGCAGGCGGGCTGGCCCGCCTTCGATGCCGGCAAGCTCGTCGCCAGCACCATCACCATCGTGATCCAAGTGAACGGAAAGCACCGCGGCGACGTCACCGCCGATGTTGGCGCCAGCGAGGCAGAATTGGTGCAGCTCGCCTCGGCCAATCCCAAGGTAGCCCAGCATATTGCCGGAAAGCCCATCAAACGGACCATTCATGTGAAAGGGCGGCTTATTAATCTGCTGGTTTAG